The following are encoded in a window of Castanea sativa cultivar Marrone di Chiusa Pesio chromosome 5, ASM4071231v1 genomic DNA:
- the LOC142634795 gene encoding uncharacterized protein At4g02000-like, whose amino-acid sequence MANDVIDSLENMKLTTEEEEVIPISDEGQLDTIEECSLSLMGKFLTCKSFNKRAAKNTMRRAWGLEDRLRITEVGPNLFQFKFTSEFDLNRILRGGPWSCDNQLLMLKRWRKGMAIGNIRMETVTLWIQIWGAPLDMYSSRVAKEVGSRLGLVEEVEQRKGHDELNYFMRVRVALPISKPLRRGSFIAGFDGEKNWVKFKYERLPMFCYYCGVLGHDIKNCAAHFVVTQNGVVVDYQYGEFLKAMGG is encoded by the coding sequence ATGGCTAATGACGTTATTGACAGTTTGGAAAATATGAAGTTGACTACGGAAGAGGAAGAAGTAATTCCCATCTCGGATGAAGGACAACTGGACACTATTGAGGAATGTTCTCTTAGTTTGATGGGCAAGTTTTTGACGTGTAAATCGTTCAACAAGAGAGCAGCAAAGAATACTATGAGAAGGGCTTGGGGATTGGAAGACAGACTACGCATCACAGAAGTAGGGCCGAATTTATTCCAGTTTAAATTTACATCTGAATTTGATTTAAACAGAATTTTAAGAGGAGGTCCGTGGTCTTGTGATAATCAATTGTTGATGCTTAAGCGTTGGAGAAAAGGTATGGCAATAGGGAATATTAGAATGGAGACAGTCACTCTCTGGATTCAGATTTGGGGGGCACCGTTGGATATGTACTCTTCACGTGTTGCAAAGGAAGTGGGGAGTAGACTTGGTCTAGTTGAGGAAGTAGAGCAGAGAAAAGGGCATGATGAGTTAAACTATTTTATGAGGGTTCGGGTTGCTCTACCAATTTCGAAGCCTCTTCGCAGGGGTAGTTTTATTGCAGGGTTtgatggggaaaaaaattgggTGAAGTTTAAATATGAACGATTGCCGATGTTCTGTTATTATTGTGGAGTGCTAGGACATGATATTAAGAACTGTGCTGCACACTTTGTTGTGACTCAGAATGGGGTTGTGGTGGATTACCAGTATGGTGAATTCCTTAAAGCTATGGGGGGATGA
- the LOC142634796 gene encoding uncharacterized protein LOC142634796 yields the protein MMLSRAGKEVLIKAVAQSIPTYTMSAFRSHQNYVMSLMLYVLDFGGDKLGMKGKFIGKCFKARYFPRVSILEATESPNCSFVWRSLVAALPILKNGHCWLVGDGVSVNVYRDRWFPNYPTNKLLLSVRDDEEEVMVSSLINHDLHVWRRDFIMENFNREEGEAICNIPLSRRRVPDSVYWKHSKDGKFTVKSAYKVARSLLEKEDWAEPSSGGGINKVWAAIWKLRIPNKIKVFGWRACHDILPTKRNLKKKRILSDESCLFCSRFQESTIHILWECTAAQDVWHGSARGLQKCGTAHTDFLALLEYLLDRLDKTEVELMVVQAWLIWNQRNRVVHGVKFLELGWLNKRAAKLLEEFQQSQEKLQAKAVHGMVRQVMQNDGTTVFEDNASSGFGVVIRNSRGEVMAAMTVKGHAVQCSEEAELLACRNSMEFATDAGFTSLVVEGDSINVARSIVSAKENQSAMGNIVGDIRHLMGALEWISVSCVKRNGNKVAHVLTRFAQHVSSDLFWMEEVPSVAFDFVNFDASLI from the exons ATGATGCTTTCTAGAGCTGGTAAGGAAGTTCTCATTAAGGCGGTTGCTCAGTCTATACCGACATATACAATGAGTGCTTTCCGCTCCCATCAAAATTATGTGATGAGCTTGATGCTTTATGTGCTagattttggtggggacaagttgggaatgaaaggaaaattcattggaaaa TGTTTTAAAGCAAGGTATTTTCCTAGAGTTTCAATACTTGAGGCCACAGAGTCACCAAATTGCTCATTTGTATGGAGGAGTTTAGTCGCGGCTCtacctattttaaaaaatgggcATTGCTGGCTGGTGGGTGATGGTGTATCTGTTAATGTCTATAGAGATAGATGGTTTCCAAATTACCCCACCAATAAGCTTCTCCTTTCGGTCAGGGATGATGAAGAGGAAGTCATGGTTTCAAGCTTGATAAACCACGACCTCCATGTGTGGCGGAGAGACTTTATTATGGAGAACTTCAACAGGGAAGAGGGGGAAGCTATATGTAATATTCCATTAAGTCGAAGGCGAGTACCTGACTCAGTGTATTGGAAGCATAGCAAGGATGGAAAATTCACAGTAAAGTCAGCTTACAAGGTTGCAAGGTCTCTCTTAGAGAAGGAAGATTGGGCTGAACCATCCTCAGGGGGTGGGATTAATAAGGTGTGGGCTGCTATATGGAAGCTACGGATCCCCAACAAGATAAAGGTGTTTGGGTGGAGAGCGTGTCATGATATTCTCCCAACCAAAAGGAACTTAAAGAAGAAACGGATTTTGTCGGATGAGTCATGTCTGTTCTGTTCCAGATTTCAAGAATCAACCATTCATATATTATGGGAATGTACAGCTGCTCAAGATGTTTGGCATGGAAGTGCTAGAGGTTTGCAGAAATGTGGGACTGCGCACACTGATTTTCTAGCCTTGTTGGAGTATTTGCTGGATCGGCTAGACAAAACAGAGGTGGAGTTAATGGTGGTTCAGGCATGGTTAATTTGGAATCAGCGGAATCGAGTGGTGCATGGAGTAAAATTCCTGGAGCTGGGTTGGTTGAATAAAAGAGCTGCTAAACTTCTTGAGGAATTCCAGCAATCGCAGGAGAAATTACAAGCTAAAGCTGTGCACGGAATGGTTCGACAAGTTATGCAGAATGATGGAACTA CTGTGTTCGAGGATAATGCCAGTTCGGGGTTTGGTGTTGTGATCAGAAACTCAAGGGGAGAAGTTATGGCAGCGATGACAGTTAAGGGCCATGCAGTCCAGTGTAGTGAGGAGGCAGAGCTGCTAGCCTGTCGTAATTCGATGGAGTTCGCAACGGATGCTGGTTTCACGAGTCTGGTAGTGGAGGGAGACAGTATTAATGTTGCAAGGAGTATTGTTTCGGCCAAGGAAAACCAGTCAGCCATGGGGAATATTGTTGGAGACATTCGGCATCTGATGGGAGCTTTGGAGTGGATATCTGTGAGCTGTGTTAAGAGAAATGGCAATAAGGTGGCACATGTGCTTACGAGATTTGCCCAGCATGTTAGTTCTGATTTGTTTTGGATGGAAGAAGTTCCTTCTGTTGCGTTTGATTTTGTAAACTTTGATGCTTCtttgatttaa